From Candidatus Atelocyanobacterium thalassa isolate ALOHA, a single genomic window includes:
- the hemC gene encoding hydroxymethylbilane synthase has protein sequence MVVSNRLIRIGSRKSQLALVQTYWIQEQLQKHYPNYEFQIETMSTQGDNILDVALAKIGDKGLFTKELEVAMLQNRIDFAVHSLKDLPTNLPEGLMLGCITERENPADALVVNEKYKNNKLDTLPEGSIIGTSSLRRLAQLRHHYPYLIFKDVRGNVNTRLAKLDAGEYDAIILAAAGLKRLNMDNRIHQIIPEDISLHAVGQGALGIECRAADSRILELLEVLKHSETHYRCMGERSFLRALEGGCQVPIGVTTKIECNILTLTGIVASLDGKTMLKNTVSGHMEQAENLGYELSVCLRDAGATEILDKIFSETRIQ, from the coding sequence ATGGTTGTTTCTAATCGTTTAATTCGCATTGGTTCTCGAAAAAGCCAATTAGCATTGGTGCAAACTTACTGGATACAAGAACAACTGCAAAAGCATTATCCTAATTATGAGTTTCAAATAGAAACTATGAGTACACAAGGAGATAATATTTTAGATGTTGCTCTTGCAAAAATAGGAGATAAAGGACTATTCACAAAAGAGTTAGAAGTAGCCATGTTGCAGAATCGAATAGATTTTGCAGTTCATTCATTGAAAGATCTACCAACTAATTTACCAGAAGGTTTAATGTTAGGCTGCATAACAGAGAGAGAAAATCCTGCAGATGCGTTAGTTGTTAATGAAAAATATAAAAATAACAAATTAGATACTTTGCCAGAAGGATCTATTATTGGTACATCGTCTCTTAGAAGGTTGGCTCAACTTAGGCATCACTACCCTTATTTAATTTTTAAAGATGTTCGTGGTAATGTTAACACTCGCTTGGCCAAGCTAGACGCCGGGGAATACGATGCTATTATTCTTGCAGCAGCAGGCTTGAAACGTTTAAACATGGATAATAGAATTCATCAAATTATTCCTGAAGATATTTCTTTACATGCCGTAGGGCAAGGTGCTTTAGGCATAGAATGTAGAGCAGCTGATTCTAGGATTTTGGAATTACTTGAAGTTTTAAAACATTCAGAAACTCATTATCGTTGCATGGGAGAACGTTCTTTTTTAAGAGCATTAGAAGGTGGATGCCAAGTACCCATTGGAGTTACTACTAAAATAGAATGTAATATCTTAACTTTAACTGGAATTGTAGCAAGCCTAGATGGAAAAACCATGCTGAAAAATACTGTTTCCGGTCATATGGAACAAGCAGAAAATTTAGGATATGAACTATCTGTATGTTTACGAGATGCAGGTGCGACAGAAATTTTAGACAAAATATTTTCTGAAACTAGAATCCAATAA
- a CDS encoding YbaB/EbfC family nucleoid-associated protein has protein sequence MSQEKGKGFGFGLGKIKELQEAFKKAQQVQAGAQQLQEELEKMGIEGYSDEAKLVTVIISGNQEPRQVIISPDAMNNDPNALSELVTMAMKDAYNKSTETMREKMEVLTSGLNLPGM, from the coding sequence ATGTCACAAGAAAAAGGAAAAGGGTTTGGATTTGGATTAGGAAAAATTAAGGAACTTCAAGAAGCATTTAAAAAAGCACAACAGGTTCAAGCTGGAGCACAACAACTTCAAGAAGAGTTAGAAAAAATGGGTATCGAGGGTTATAGTGACGAAGCGAAGCTAGTTACAGTAATCATTAGCGGGAACCAAGAACCTCGTCAAGTTATTATTAGTCCAGATGCTATGAATAATGACCCTAACGCTTTATCTGAACTTGTAACAATGGCTATGAAAGATGCCTATAATAAATCAACTGAAACAATGAGGGAGAAGATGGAAGTTCTTACTAGTGGATTAAATTTACCTGGAATGTAA
- the rpiA gene encoding ribose-5-phosphate isomerase RpiA, producing MTDPIIVMKQQVGKAAAEYIESNSIIGLGTGSTTAYAIEHIGKRLQSGTLKNIVGIPTSFQAEVLAKQYNIPLSTLDMVDHIDIAIDGADEVDPYKNLIKGGGAAHTQEKIVDSLAKKFIVVVDGNKMVDKLGSTVPVPVEVIPKALTPVIRQLKELGGSPDLRMGVKKAGPVVTDQGNLIIDTKFDYVNDPKSLEAIINNIPGVLDNGLFVDVADLILIGEIIEDVPVVREF from the coding sequence ATGACTGATCCAATAATAGTTATGAAACAACAAGTTGGGAAAGCTGCCGCTGAATATATTGAATCTAATTCAATTATCGGTTTAGGAACAGGATCCACAACCGCTTACGCAATAGAGCATATTGGAAAACGCTTGCAATCTGGTACCTTGAAAAACATAGTAGGTATTCCGACTTCGTTCCAGGCAGAAGTTTTAGCTAAACAATATAATATTCCTCTTAGCACTCTAGACATGGTAGATCACATCGACATTGCAATTGACGGAGCAGATGAAGTTGATCCATATAAAAATCTCATCAAAGGCGGTGGCGCTGCTCACACTCAAGAAAAAATTGTTGATAGTCTTGCTAAAAAATTTATTGTAGTGGTTGATGGCAATAAAATGGTAGATAAATTAGGCTCTACTGTTCCAGTACCAGTTGAAGTCATACCTAAAGCTCTTACCCCAGTAATAAGACAATTAAAAGAACTTGGAGGTAGTCCTGATTTACGAATGGGTGTCAAAAAAGCTGGACCAGTTGTTACAGACCAAGGCAACTTGATAATTGATACTAAATTTGACTATGTTAATGATCCAAAAAGTTTAGAAGCAATAATTAACAATATTCCAGGTGTCTTAGATAATGGCTTATTTGTTGACGTGGCAGATTTGATTTTGATAGGTGAAATTATTGAGGATGTTCCTGTAGTAAGAGAATTTTAA
- a CDS encoding RNA recognition motif domain-containing protein gives MSIRLYVGNLPKENIERQTLEELFIDAGETISIKVIKERKTGKCRGFAFVTVLTDELADAFIEKYNGQSFMENPLKIEKALPRAKGKDSSDESTDIKPAPTRAKKSTNKKRDNRTQISGNSGNEGFQPDPRWADQLAQLKQILATSSSSKN, from the coding sequence ATGTCTATTCGCTTATATGTAGGTAATTTGCCTAAAGAAAATATTGAACGTCAAACTCTAGAAGAATTGTTTATTGATGCCGGCGAAACTATTTCGATTAAAGTTATCAAAGAACGTAAGACAGGTAAGTGTCGGGGTTTCGCGTTTGTTACTGTTCTGACAGATGAATTAGCAGATGCGTTTATTGAAAAATATAATGGTCAATCTTTTATGGAAAATCCTCTTAAAATTGAAAAAGCTCTTCCAAGAGCTAAAGGGAAAGATTCCTCAGATGAAAGCACTGATATTAAACCTGCACCTACTAGAGCTAAAAAAAGCACTAACAAAAAACGTGATAACAGGACTCAGATATCAGGAAACTCTGGGAATGAAGGCTTTCAACCCGATCCTCGTTGGGCAGATCAATTGGCTCAATTAAAACAAATACTGGCAACATCTTCATCTTCCAAAAATTAG